The DNA segment CGCTCGGCTTCGAAGGTTCCCAGGACGCCGCCCGCGAGCGGGTGATTCTGAAGTCGATTCAGGAATTGTTCGCGGAAAAACCTTTCGGGTCGAAAAACATCAATGTCTGCGCGCCCGGTTTTCACGTCTTTTCCAAATTCGTCAAACTGCCGCCCGTGGACACTTCGAAGGTCACGCAGATCATCCAGTACGAAGCGCAGCAGAATGTGCCGTTTCCTCTGGAGGAAGTGGTCTGGGATTACCAGATTCTGGGAACGACTCCGACAGGCGAACTTGAGGTCCTGCTCGTCGCGATCAAAACCGACGTCGTGGAAGGTTTGTTTCGGACGGCTGAAGCCGCGGGGTTGCGCGTGCAACTGGTGGATGTTTCCCCGGCCGCGCTTTGCAACGCGTTTCGTTTCAATTACGGCGACCTCGACGGTTGCACAATGCTTCTCGATATTGGTGCCAAGACCAGCAATCTGCTTTTTTTCGAGAAGGGCAAGGTTTACTCGC comes from the Candidatus Angelobacter sp. genome and includes:
- the pilM gene encoding pilus assembly protein PilM; the encoded protein is MLNTKSFLCLDFGAGSLKVAEFDPNDAGTLRLKQFGLRALGFEGSQDAARERVILKSIQELFAEKPFGSKNINVCAPGFHVFSKFVKLPPVDTSKVTQIIQYEAQQNVPFPLEEVVWDYQILGTTPTGELEVLLVAIKTDVVEGLFRTAEAAGLRVQLVDVSPAALCNAFRFNYGDLDGCTMLLDIGAKTSNLLFFEKGKVYS